In Anthonomus grandis grandis chromosome 17, icAntGran1.3, whole genome shotgun sequence, the DNA window CCTGAGGATCGAtatgagggtaaaaacgtcattttgAGTTAAATATTTGGGCAGTTATGACAGTTTTGGTAAAGgagttttttttgcaaactttctcattaatttttgagaatatttgaCGAAATAATTGGAACATTCTCATAAGGGTTTTACTGTAAAAAAGCACCCTCCTTATCGAATAATTTAATATcagaacgatttttgtacctcaacaACTCCTTAAGTTACAGGCAATTTTGTCCAGCAAGGTCTGAGGGGCAACAAAGTTGAACTTTTCAAACCAACATTGCAACAAGATTTTTATGAATAAACTTTTCTGATGATTCTAGGCAGATGGATAAAGCAGATTGGTTCTTCCAGACCAAAATGTTAAACTGTCTGGAAATtttcttcaattgcctggaagtaaacaatattttaactgCTACAACAAAATTGTCGATTTActgatttttctaattaatgtattttttaaatcagataCTATATGAGTGCCATCGTACAAAGTTTTGAAGCAAAGGCATAAATCCAGCTTAAGCTCAATAACTTCAATTTAAAGTAACGGATTGCGAATTGGGAAGGATGTGAGGGTCTTATCCAGGCAGGTGAGTAATCAATTGTCCCTTTCAGGCAATTAAACACAGAGAAATCGGTCTGGAAAACTTGAAACATTACAAAGTCAATTTCAATGTCAGTTTTTTGCAGTTTAAGGCAGGCAAGTCaattgtttcttccaggcagttgaaaccaaACAGAAAACGTTCAATTGGCTGCAAATATTGGAAAATTCCTGCATGTGCCtggaaattatcaattttttagcTGTTGGCAGGAAACTCCAAAAAATGACGACATATTCAATTTTCTTCTGATTCCAGGCAGATTGATAGTAAatagtttcttccaggcagttgaaaaaatttAGACTGTTGTTGGTTGACGGCAAGAgttgattattccaggcagttgagaggGGAAAAAATAGggttaactgcctggaaaatctACAGAAGGATacaacttcttaattttttttttccagggaattaaagTAATCGGTtgtctcttccaggcaattcgGACGAAAGAAAATCTATACGTTTTCTTGTCCAGGTGGGTGAGTAgtcaattatttattccaggcagttaaaaatattcgaaaaaaagttcaactgtctggaaaagttGAGTAattatttcaagtgcctggaaattATCAGCTATTTAACCAGTagaagaaatttgaaaaaaatggcaaaaaatttaaaagaaaatatcgtCAATCCTCCTTGTTTTTCTAGTAATTCCAGGCAAGTGAATAGTAgtcaattatttattccaggcatttgaaaacaagagaaaaatgtttaattgggAAAAATTGCAAGTGTCTGGACATTATCATCTGCTCCACTAGTATAAGGGAtatggaaacaattaaaaaaattagaaaaaaatcttcaattcttTTTTGTGCGATTTTCCAAGTCAAAAATTTGTTCAActatttggaaattttcaaaaactactaaaccTGAGTATCTAAAACATATCACATCTCTGATTACTTGACTAAGTAAGAAACccaaaaaattggcaaaattttaaaaaaatcacacacCGACCCTTAGGGGAACATTCCAGTAATGTTCCTTGgaatattcaggaaaaattcGCTATTGATCTTCTAATTTGTCTAACCAAActtgtactttaaaaaaaaattagattttgatGTATTAGCAAACATTTTTGGGTCTAACTTTGGCaccgtttaaaatattttcataattattttatatcaatacaaagaagttcctgaggatgaatttgagggCAAAATCGTCGTTTTGGGTAAATAAgtctgttttaattaaaatattatttttttgttaaatttttgcgAATATTCAACGAAATAATTGAAACATTCTCAAAAGGGTTTTACTGCAAAAAAGTGCCCTGAATAATATATGATCAAAATGACTTTTGTACGTCAAAAATTCATTGGGATACAGGCAATTTAGTCCAATAAGGTCTGAAAGCCAACAAATTTGAACTGTTCAAACCCACATTGAAACAACAAGAGTTTTATTAGttatcaaacatttttaatcatAACTTTAGAACcgctgaaaatattttcatgattctttaatttaaatataaacgaGTTCCTGAGGATCAATTTGAGGGTAAAAGCGTCGTTTTGGGTTAAATATTTCGGCAGTTATGACAGTTTAGGTGGaagactttttttttgcaaactttcTCATCAATTTTTGAGGATATTTGACGAAATATTTGGAACATTCTCAAAAGGGTTTTACTGTAAAAAACAGCCATCCTTAACGAATAATTTGATATcagaacgatttttgtacctcaacaACTCCTTAAGTTACAAGCAATTTAGTCCAGCAAGGTCTGAAAGCCAACAAATTTGAACTGTTCAAACCCACATGGCAACAACAAGATTTCTAATACTTGTCCAACATTTTTAATGATAACTTTGAaaccactaaaaatattttcatgattcttTCACCCAAATATAAACGAGTTCCTGAGGATCGATTTGAGGGTAAATACGTCGTTTTGAGTTAAGTATTTGGGCAGTTATGACAGTTTTGGTAaaggagtttttttttgcaaactttcTCATCAATTTTTGAGGATATTTGATGAAATAATTGAAACATTCTCATAGGGGTTTTACTGCAAAAAAGCGCCCTTTTTATCGAATAATTTAATATcagaacgatttttgtacctcaacaACTTCTTAAGTTACAAGCAATTTAGTCCAGCAAGGTCTGAGAGGCAACAAATTTGAACTTTTCAAACCCACATTGAAACAACAAGAGTTTTATTAGttatcaaacatttttaatcatAACTTTGGAACcgctgaaaatattttcatgattctttgatttaaatataaacaggTTCCTGAGGAtcgatttgagggtaaaaacgtcattttgAGTTAAATATTTGGGCAATTAGGAcagttttggtaaaaaagttttttttgcaaactttcTCATAAATTTTTGAGGATATTTGACGAAATAATTGGAACATTCTCAAAAGACTTATACCGCACAAAAGCACCCTCCTTAACGGATAATTTAATATCAGAACGACTTTTGTACTTCAACAACTCCTTGAGATACAGGCAATTTTGTGCAGCAAGGTCTGAgccaataaaatcaaaattcttaTTAATCATCAAACATTTTTACTCATAACTCCGAAACCACTTAATACATTTTCACGATTCTTTTAccgaaatataaaaaacttccCGAGGATAAATTTGAGCCTCTTATCAAACAAATCGCACTAATACTTACTCCATTACACTCAAATCCATATCGACCTCCTCCCCAGTACACAACggaatcttcttcttcttattccTGCGACTCTTCGAATGACAAGTGATATCGTGCTTCACCACGATATTCTCGATTTGTAAATTATGCTTGAAGGTGCCGTCTAGCTCTTGCAGAGTAACCAACAGCGGCCCCACGTACTTTCTTATGCCCAACTGTGACGTCGCGTCTTGTCTTATTTCCAGCTCGATAGTGTTCCTACAATATGATGGTAAGAAGGAAACAAAAGTCCGGGTTAAATGTGGCTAAAcctttttctattaaaaacggacgtcaagtGGAATTTAGCGTGTCCCCCCGTCCGTACCCATTGGTCAATAAAAACGGCCATATCCTTACCGGTTACGGTGAAGATCGCTTTCGTGAAGACGTTTGTGCTGATTAACATGTGGCCCCATAGGCCGCTGCCGATCTTTTGGGAGGCTGCGTTTGTGGCTAACGAGAGTTGCTTATTAAATACCTTatatagaaaacaaaatagGGACTTTAATTTCACACCAACCAAACGGAAAAGACACTTACTTGCAACAATAACTCCAGCCCGATCCTATGCTCCAACATTCGCATGACCAGCATCGCTTTCTTATGTAAAGTTTCAATATACATGGGGGACATGGTGTGTAGATTCCTGatggaaaaataaaacttttcctcGTTTTTACTTTGGGTCGTTTGCGCGGGGTTTCCACCGACAGTTAAAGGGGCGGGCGGCTGACTTggatctaatttttttttgccaaattacAAAATCTTACAACAATATGCCAATAACCCACCTAAAATGATTCCCCCATACTCCTCCTCGTATTTAACGATGTCCTGTAACATGCTGTGAATCATCTCGCGATATTCGTTATTTCCGAAGctttttttgcaatataaacCGCACAGGTACTGGCTGATTCCCTTATTGAGCCACATATCGGACCAGCTTTGCATGGCAATAAAACAGCCAAAGAATTGTTCTGCTATGGCCTGGGCCATGGCTTTCCTAGTAAtatatacctaaaaaattatgttcaagGGTTCCTTAGGGATTATAGGCCTCAATACCTGATCAATAATGACAGCAGAATGCAGCAAATTAACACTCAAGATGCTCATGGTGGCATAAGAGTGATAATCTTCATATGCCTCGTCAACAAACACTTGCTTATAGCAAGAATATGGGTAGCGGTTTGATAAAGTTTCTTCGTAAAACTCAAAAGCTTCATGCATATATCTGAAATATATCCTCTTTGTCATATAGaacaaatatttctaaataaataagagaaattttCTTGCCTGGTGGTTACTTTTAACAAAGGCAACATGCCGGGCAAACAAAAGTGGGTCACCTCATGCATATATGGGTCCACGAAAATCTCAAAAGGCCCCACCGCTAAGGAAATATTCGGGGCCGAAGTGGGCACATTCAAAGTGTAATGGTAAGTTTTCCTTCGCATGTCAGGAGTAAACACCACCTAAACAAACACTTTATCACAAAATTGTTCTACCGCTCCGACCACCCATACCTCGATCAAATCCCCGTTAGATATAGCGGTCATATCCTTGTCCACCGTAAACTCCAACTTCCAAGTGCAAGTCTCGGCGAAACTGTCCACGCAAGGAAACCATAACCGCGAAGAGTTTTGGTGCCCGTAAGTGAACATATGAACCCCCCTCTAAAAATCCAGTGAATTAtttccatttttggtaaatttttgctAAAAGTACTTCTGCATAAGTGCCCTCCTTTTGGGGCACAACAAAATGGATGCCACCCTGAGGTTGTTCCAGGGAAAATTCAATTCCCACCCTTAAAGCGGTGCCTTCTGCTACTAAATGTATTGCTTCCGGTGGTATTGTGATCACTAGCTCTCCAGCACTGTTATCTGGGTCTGTTTTTAGTGCTGAATTGTAGTGGTTTATTGAGAATTGTTCTAGGCTGCGACTAATGAAATAAATACTCTCTTAATTAGGGAACACTggttaaaaaatgctttaacttTAAATGGGTACATTTTCAAAGGGTCTAAGCTAGTTTAGTGGTAAAACAAGCACTTTTTAGCTTAAGATAAGCGTGTTGGTACTTACGTGTCTGTATCACCTTGACACACATCCAAAAATGGGTCAAAATACTGAAAATGGGCCTCATATTGATCGTTCAATAGTACCTTGTAGATCCTGCTTTGTTTGGAATTGATTTTGATTACTCTTAAGGTGTCTTTGATTGGTACTACTGTAAGTTCAACGAAGCCCTATGAAAAGTGCTCATAGAGTGTTTATCTgagtttaatataatataaattaggtTGTACTTACTATAATACTCTTTCTTTCGAAACTTATCCCAGTTAGACTGAGGATTTGATGggctaaaatattaaaaaaaaaattatttatccttGCAGAGGGTTCATCAATGGCTTTACCTAATTTAAAAGGTCGGGCATTATCGCCGGTTTTGTGTTGCTTCATGTTGCAGTCCCCTAAAGTTGATTTTTGCagattttttccacttattcactcattttttttgaaaaaatgtttgtttacgttttgaattattttttgacaCTTTGACAACAGTTTGACAAGTGACAAGTATGACAGTTTCAATTGTAAATGATCAAGAATCATAATAATACATAATGGATGTTTTTGCGTATAtttctatgaaaaaattattgtcaggcattaatttaattgatgatAAGTGCTGAAATAATGGTAATTTAATGCCTAAAGTGTAAAAGTTCATACTACAGTTTTCTTTAAGGCACAAAAAACTGCTTTATAAAAACCCGGTAGATGGCGACGTCTACATCAAACCAATCCCGTTTGTCAGTGTCAGTTTAACCGCCATAATTACTGTCAGTTGCAACTTTTTGGGTCcctcaataattaattaataaattaatcaacgttaaattaaacaaataactcTTAAATGTGTCGAACGCGTCGCGTAATTTCCTTTTTAGTTTCCATAATGCCCTCGCGGCACCTTACTTAGTTACACCGTAGTATGACGAATGGATGGAGCGAATTTCCAATTACCAAACTTTAAGTGGAAGATTACAGGTTGACAAgcaattttgcataaaatacgAGCCGAACTAGCGAACGGTGGGGAAACCAATTGTGCCCCCTGTGCACCTTCCGGACTTATATTACCCTCATTATTTGGCTTAAGTAGACGGTAAGCTATAATGgcataaagtcatttttaaaatgtaaatacacCTGCCCTAAATGGGGTGACTTAGTATAGGTAATATATGGTtaataatgttataataattagtataatAATGGCAAAGGTATTTGTCATTTCATTTATTCCTTGATGGCGATATTTTAACACTTGGAACTGTTATTTGTACCTCAAGAGAATGTCATGCTTAAGGGTGCTCGATAATTTTATGGACTCGTTCCTAATTGAAATACATGAGGAATTGTCCGTGTCCTCTTCGAACAcccttgtatatatatatatatatattatagccctatatattttcgttatttttgtataatgattttaatatattaatgttTCTGATggacattttgaagtttttttggTGATTCTGCTGTTCCAGGAAAAAAAGCTTTCAGGTAAGTAccatgtatattattttatatttcatttttagtaCTTTTAGAAGCTGTAAAGCGATACCTACATAGCCATATTAAGTGATTCCAAGAGCAACCATCTCCAGAGGATAAACTTTAAGAACATCTTATTCAACGAGTAGCTGATCATTCTCCAAATGAAGTAGAGAAGAGGAAGAAGACATGGAGGTGTACACATGTATTATCAGCTCCTTCGGGTTAGATAAGAAGCTCTTTTCATGTGCCAGGGAGCCTTCTGGGCAGCTCCTGATTGATGAAGTTACGAAAAATTCCAGTTATATTAGTTCGTTTATAAAGAGATCGATTGGCACAGTGAAATGAGTGTAACAGTGGGCCTACTTTAGACACTTTTGATCCagtattttcaagtttttattgagaaattgaagcaatttttaatgCCCAATAAAATTACCGATGGGGACCGAAAATAGGCAATTCTTCTGAACGCACTTTCCGAGGAATGTTACGTAAAGTTGTGCGAAATTTGTGTGTTCCAATAACCCAGATAGTAAATATTTTCACGAAATATCTACAACATTAACCAGTTGCTTTTCTACTGTAAAGTCATATTTCAGTGACACTCTGGAATTGTTACACAGCAGTTCGAAATCCAAGAGAAACATTTTCTAATGAGTGGGAAGCTCGAGTCTAAGTGAAGCCCTACTTATGGATAAGGAATTACGGAGCTGAATGTCGCCATTGGTATTAACGACGAAAACATTATGGACAGGTTGTTAGAGAAGGATGCCTCTAAATGATCAGTGAATTTAAAATCGTTAGTTTTAATTGCTATAGCTAAAGAATCTGCGTTAAAAGAATACAATAAAGTTTGGGAGACCTTAAGTGCAGTGCATGTGAATTTTCATTGTCAATTATCAGACTGGAGATGATAATAATGCAACACCAAGGGGTTCGTTTCAtaactgttttaataaaaagtaattaccATTAAAAGTAGTGGTGTTCAGATAACACCAACCAAAGAACTGATAATTCTACAGACTCTCCGTGGACGATCTCCGCTCTAAACAAGTGACACAAATTATCAAACCTTTCAACCCTTAAAATAGCAACACAAACAAATTCTATTTAGGGTGGGCGAGCACCCACCCCTAGGCCAGATTTAACCCTCGTTGACTCTCGGCGGCCTTCCGGTTGCCCTGCGCACTTCgtacaaaagcaaaaaaaaagaagataaacAAACCGACATGGTGCGACGGCAGCAGGTACGACCCGCAGTCGTGCTTCGGAGTACGTCGCGGTCGGTACACAACACCGAAGAATTCAAGAGACATTCTAACCTGAAAATATATTGTGTTTGTTTACATTGAACGTAATGTCGTCGGGGGTATAATGGACAAGGGTGAGGAGACGGTCGTTTTCGTACTGGACACCCCGAAAATGCACCCGAGGTACCGGTACCGTCGGCTGTTGCAATTGTTCGTCTTCTTGGTGTTCGTTTTGTATATGGGATTGTTGTTTTACCATAGTTTTTATGGGGGCGTAAACGAGGTTTCTGGGGTAAGTGGAGAGTTGTTTATATAGGCTAGGGTGATTCTTATAATTCATGGTTCACCTTGATTTAAGAGGTTTTTGGTCCTGATTTTTACATGAATTTGGTCCTAAGAGCCGGAAACACAGCAACCTCAAAACATATCCTTCTAGGTCGAAATGTCCATGGACATCCTCTAGTTGTACAAGCCAATAATGGACTTTAAATTATCTTAATCAATAGTGTTGTTGCTTTGAAAAGTTTAGTTAGTTGACTGAGTACAATGGAGAGATTATTTAGAAAAGTTATTGGACTCatatttttacagattttttttaatgtataggAATACTATGGAATAAGGTAAATTTCAAGtcaatgaattgaaaaaaagaaaagtaaaaatcCCTTGGACGCTCAGAAACGAGAAACCAGTAAACTTCTATTTTCCATCTGTATcttcattttaatgaatatattgGACGTCTTATGAATTTACGAAATTCCTAATCTCATGGCTTCAATAGAATAATAAGTCATTGATCAAACAATAATCAACAGCTATTGGACAATTCCAATGGATGAATTTAAAAAGAGAACCGTTTAATGGACCTTTGGATCATTGGACCTGTTGTTTCGTCGTTATTTGGATGTATATTATGGATAAGGCAAAGTTACGATACATTGCTCTCTCTATTTTACGTATCCCTTTGCATCAACAAATTCTCTATCGagtgaacaattttatttaatggtcCTATGGCCTGCAAGCTTCTAACATTTGTATAATCCTatccattaattttttaaagaaattaaacggATGTCCACTGTATTCCAAAAAAGAGGAAACCTTTGTTAGTGCATTAGATAGATTTGTGCTGTCTGGGTTTATTTTGTTGACACCATGACTTCAATTAACTTCATATAAACTTCAAGTGAACTTCCGAAAATACTCTGCATTCTTTAAACGTGTTTTCgccacacacacacacacacgtaCCAAAATCCCGCTTGTCGGAATCGAAAGAATTCCTCGGGCCATTATAGAGACATTCGGAATAAGAGATAAGTTACACTTAACACGGTTTGTTTGGACGTTTCTAATTATTTGTTCCAGCACGAGGTAATCAAGGTTATATAGTTGGGAACTTAGAAAGAACGTTGAAAGGATCAAAGGAGCCGCACCGATGTTCGTTATAATTACTTTCGAATATACGACCCGAGGAGATCGCTGTAACATTGTAAATGAggctctttttttttctaatttaagaTTAATCTAAAATCCggttcgaaggaccaaatgtaacaattttttttaccgcTTTAATACGGTAGTTTTTGTTTCATAATTACGCAAATTTCGGTACAAATGTGTCTCGTTTCGCCTTAATGCCTAACTAAACAGAACAATCGCGTTTATATGCATCATATTTCGAAATTCCTGTTTAGGCATTTCGCAATTTTACGGCTGCGAGAATAAATTGGAACGAATTAAATTTAACgccgagagagagagagaccgAGAGGAAGGAAATAACGTAAGCGATTTAGTAGAAATATTGTGTCGGAGAGAGGGAGATACAAAAATTGCTTATTGGATTTAAATCCGATTCGAAGGACCAAATTTGAATAGACAGGAGTATTAAACACATTGAAACAATTAGCAAAATATATACTGAGGTATCATAAATTCGTTTGGTTGCACCATTACTCCCTGCTGCACCATTGTTATTAAAATACACCGTTGCATAATGGATATTTAACATGATTGTTGTTATCCTAGATAATATGTGGGTACTACTATTGGATGACTAATTCATAGAATCGTAATGCAGTAAATGAAAATGCAATTTAGCTTCTGCCTTTTTGTAATTGATGGTTTCGTTGGGTGCGGTTTCAATAGGGaaaatatggttttaaaataGTTGGATTTATGTAAAGCttttgacagtatcaagattttcTTGCAACAGTTATTgcataactattaaataatacTAAACTAATCCGCTTTCATATACGAAattgaaatcaataaaatcggtgCATGACTCTtcaagatattttgatttttgtaaagcctttgatagtatcaaaattttgtcattttattgAATAACTGATCAGTAAGTCCGAAACGGTTGTGTTTACAATGAAACTTGTAAAGACCTTTTTGGTGAAGAAACTTATTGCCTTTcatataaaatcaaaatcaatgAAATCTATTCATACGTTcttaagatattttgatttctgtaaagcctttgataatatcaagatttttttcatttatttcgaACACTACTTAATAAGTTCAAAATGGTTGTGTTTACAATGAAAGTCATAAGGATCTTTTTGGTGAAGAAACTCATGgactttcatatgaaactacaATCAATAAAATCGGGGCATGCGTTCtcaagatattttgatttttgtaaagcatttgacagtatcaagatttttttcatttcattgaaaaactactcaataactctaAAACGGTTATATTTCCGTTGAAacttgtaaatatatttttggttaaGAAACTCACGagctttcatacaaaaataaaaacaagaaaatcgatgcatgtttttttagaatattttgatttttgtaaagcctttgacaatatcaaggtttttttcatataatcgAAAAACTGCTCAATAAGTCCAAAGCGGTTATGCCTACAAGAAAACTTttaaggacctttttggtaaagaaactaaTGGAcatttatatgaaattaaaattaataaaatcggtgCATGCGTTTTCAAGATATTGTGATTTCTTTAGAGCCTTTGACACTATCAAGACTTTTTTCACTCCATTGACAAACCACTCAATTACTCCAAAACGGTTAAAGCTAAAAAGAAACTTGTAAGaatctttttgataaagaaacttATCGGCTTTCTAATGAAATCAAAATCAATTAAATCGGTACATGCTTTTTCAAgatattgtgatttttttagagCCTTTGACACTATCAAGATTTTTGTCACTCCATTGACAAACCGCTCAATTACTCCAAAACGGTTAAATCTACGAAGAAACTTGTTGGAacatttttgataaagaaacttATCGGCTTTCTAATGAAATCAAAACCAGTTAAATCGGTACATGCGTTTTTTCACTCCATTGACAAACCACTCAATTACTCCAAAACAGTTAAATCTACGAAGAAACTTGTTAGGGtctttttgataaagaaacttATCGGctttctaataaaatcaaaaccAATTAAATCGGTACATGCGTTTTCAAGATATTGTGATTCCTTTAG includes these proteins:
- the LOC126746514 gene encoding transcription initiation factor TFIID subunit 2 — its product is MKQHKTGDNARPFKLAHQILSLTGISFERKSIIGFVELTVVPIKDTLRVIKINSKQSRIYKVLLNDQYEAHFQYFDPFLDVCQGDTDTRSLEQFSINHYNSALKTDPDNSAGELVITIPPEAIHLVAEGTALRVGIEFSLEQPQGGIHFVVPQKEGTYAERGVHMFTYGHQNSSRLWFPCVDSFAETCTWKLEFTVDKDMTAISNGDLIEVVFTPDMRRKTYHYTLNVPTSAPNISLAVGPFEIFVDPYMHEVTHFCLPGMLPLLKVTTRYMHEAFEFYEETLSNRYPYSCYKQVFVDEAYEDYHSYATMSILSVNLLHSAVIIDQVYITRKAMAQAIAEQFFGCFIAMQSWSDMWLNKGISQYLCGLYCKKSFGNNEYREMIHSMLQDIVKYEEEYGGIILDPSQPPAPLTVGGNPAQTTQSKNEEKFYFSIRNLHTMSPMYIETLHKKAMLVMRMLEHRIGLELLLQVFNKQLSLATNAASQKIGSGLWGHMLISTNVFTKAIFTVTGKDMAVFIDQWVRTGGHAKFHLTSVFNRKRNTIELEIRQDATSQLGIRKYVGPLLVTLQELDGTFKHNLQIENIVVKHDITCHSKSRRNKKKKIPLCTGEEVDMDLSVMDDSPVLWIRLDPEMTILRSVVIEQPDYQWQYQLRHERDVTAQIEAIYALERYPTPATRLALTDTIENEQCYYKVRCKAAHCLTKVANAMVANWAGPPAMLAIFRKFFGSFAAPHIIKQNNFQNFQHYYIQKNIPLAMAGLRNNHGICPPEVVRFLLDLFKYNDNSKNRFSDNYYRAALIQSLGNTITPVVSVVSQGAPITAENLSADTKLILEEITRLLNLEKALPCYKYTVSIECLKAIRKLQCYGHLPSRATLFKFYAQYGHFIDVRIAALECLVEFVKADGKTDDLKCVLDIVETDCDPGLKHKLLQILVRDPPFKRAHRSKLDTPELVERIWNNANATLPHDSRLRCDWVDLYYTLYGNRRPVCIPLPELSGLVNLAKPDIKKIKTAIPKLAHADNSATVAAAEIKREPPSKVPEATEVAPSNVIVDANAECMNVDDVIDLVEADVKVEPKSEPMDVVSIGENVIKQEPKQEYFSDNSVSLPGMGQAGPIGFEPGMFKKEEGPGSVGSIAGGKHKDKDKSDPSGIKLKKKKKDKKKHKHKHKHHKHKKEKDPNNRAKVKEEVTPSTTPTFVKEETLSSTDSTASPNPGSVGETVPFV